The Chryseolinea soli nucleotide sequence ATCTTGAAAAAGGAACTCTACCAAAGATTTGGAGTCAAAGAGTATTGGGTTGTTGAGCCATATTCAAAACGTACCTATGTTTTTCAATGGATCGATGGCAGCTATGTGTTGGCAGGCGATCAAATCGGCCAACTCTACTCTCCGTTGCTAAAGATCGATCTGAAATTTTAATCGTCGGGTTCTTTCCGTTCTACATTCAAAACTATTCTGGGAATTTCAACGTCAGGAATCAGGTGTAGATGGGATGTCTGATGCGTGCTACGATTTGCGAATGGCCAATTTTCCCTGGGAAGCACCCATCCAGTGACAAAGTTGATACAAGAGGCGGGCACCTACATTGGCATCCCAGTCGTCCTTGCCGGGGGCCACTTCATTCAAGTCGAAACCGATGATCTTTTTTCCGGAGAGCACTAATTTCTTTAGGAGGTACGTCACCTGCTGGAATTCCAGACCGCCGGGGACGGGTGTTCCCGTGTTGGGGCAGAGCTTGGGATCGAGGCCATCGATATCGAAACTGATATAGACCAGGTGGGGGAGTTGTTTGATGATCTCGTCGCATTGGGCATACCAGGTTTTTCCCTGGTAAGCATAGGCCTTGAGATCTTCGTCAAAAAAAGTGGTGATACGGCCCATAGCCCGGTGGATAACGTCCATTTCTTCCGCACAATAATCGCGCACGCCTACCTGGACGAGCTTGCCGACGGCGGAAATTTTCAAAGCGTTATACATGATCGAGGCGTGCGAATGGGTGAAGCCTTCATAGGATTTTCGCAGATCGGCGTGGGCATCGATCTGCAGAATGCCGAAGCGGGGATGGTGCTCGCTCAGGGCCCTGAGAAAACCCAATGGCGTGCTGTGATCGCCGCCCACCAGGGCTACCATTTTTCCTTGCTTCAGATAATTTTGTGTGACCGATTTGATGTAGATATTGAAATTTTCGCAGGCCTCGTTGATCTTGGAAAGCACCACGTCGTCGGGGGAAACGGTTTCGCCGTTCCCGATGCGGGCCAGGTGTTCACGCGACCAGTTGCGCAGCTTTTTGTTTTCTTCCAGCATATCGGCCGGAACGGGAAGCATGCACACGCCGAGTTTCCAGGCGTCGGGGATGTCTTGGAGAAAATGATCTACTTGAAGGGACGCATCCAGGATGGCGCGGGGGCCGTTGGCGGTTCCTTCATGATAGGAAACGGTGACTTCCCACGGTGCGGGCACGAGGATGAGCTCCGCGTTGTCGGGAGAAAACGGGAGACCGAAAATATTCCCTTTCATTCCGGGGCCGTTTGGGTCGAAACGTTGTATGGCTTCTTCTTTGGAGAGCATTGCCGGCAAGAATTAAAGAGACGATCAATCCGGCTGTAGCATGCCGGGATGGGTGTAATTTTCAAGTTCTCCGTTTCCTTGACTCACTTCTTTCCAGGAATGGATGTGGAATTTGATGGCGGCCAAGCCTCCTGTGGCCATGTCGCCGATCTCGGATTGTGTGAGGTATTCGGTCACGTAGGTGATGACGGGATTGTGGCCGACAATTAATATAGTGTTGAACCGGTCGTCGAGGCCGCTGAGAAACTGGAAAAAAGTGCGCGACGAAGCTTCATAAAGCTCTTCGACGACGGAAATCCTTTCGGTGTCCATCTTCATAGCATCAGCCACGAAGCGAGCTGTATCTTCGGCGCGCTGCGCTGTGCTGGTCAGAATGCAATCGAAGGAGATGTTTTGCTGATACAAGTATGTGCCGACAACAACACATTCGCGCAGGCCACGGGGTGTCAGCGAGCGGTCTTTGTCGGACTGGCCAGACTGTTTTTCGGCACTTTCAGCATGGCGCAATAAATAGAGGTGTCGTGTCATACCGGGGATCAGAATAGCAGTATGGTTGGGCTAATCGGTTCAATATTAAGCAGCCTAAATTAAAAAAGTTGAAAAAGAATGTTGAAAATATGCTAATCGCGTGAAGGTCAGCCTCTAAATAATAGCGCGCAGACCACCCATTCATCCCCGTTTAGGGCGTGGATGGAGGGGTCAAATTTGATTTTTTAAAAATTTACTGATATTTGAACCTCTTGAAAGTTAAGCAGCATGTCAAAAAATCTCGTAATAGTTGAATCTCCGGCGAAAGCAAAGACCATTGAAGGCTACCTGGGCAAGGATTTTAAGGTCGCCTCGAGCATGGGGCACATTCGCGATTTGCCGAAGGGAAGTGGGGCCATCGACATTGAAAACAACTTCGAGCCTACCTATGAGGTGAGCGCGGAGAAGAAGGATATCATCGCCAAACTAAGAAAACTTGCAGACGACGCCGACATGGTTTACCTGGCAAGCGATGAGGACCGCGAGGGAGAAGCCATTTCGTGGCACTTGAAAGAAGTGCTGGATCTGACCGATGCCAAAACGCGGCGAATCGTATTTACCGAAATCACCAAGAAAGCGATCCTCAACTCGCTGGAAAGCCCTCGTGGCATCGATATAGACCTTGTTAACGCGCAACAAGCCCGTCGTGTACTTGACCGGTTGGTGGGCTATGAATTGTCGCCCATTCTCTGGAAAAAGATCAAAACCGGTTTGTCTGCCGGCCGCGTGCAATCGGTGGCGGTGCGGCTGGTGGTGGAGCGCGAACGCGAGATCACGGAGTTCAAAGCCAAGTCATCCTTCAAAGTGAATGCACTTTTCGACTTAGGCAAAGGAAAGAATCTTGTGGCGGAGCTTTCGGAGCGTTTCGATACGGAAGAAGAGGCCATGGCCTTTCTGGAGTCGTGCAAAGGTGCAAAATTCGCGATCGCCGATTTGCAAACGAAACCCTCCAAGCGTTCACCGGCACCTCCCTTCACCACCTCCACGTTGCAACAGGAAGCGGCCCGCAAGTTGGGCTTCTCGGTTATCCAGACCATGATGGTGGCGCAGAAGTTATACGAGGCCGGTAAGATCAGCTACATGCGTACCGACTCTGTGAACCTTTCCGATGAAGCGCGCAGTGGTGCGCAGAGACAGATCACGTCGGCGTTTGGCAAAGAATTTTTTCAATCGCGTGTTTATAAAACCAAGTCGTCGTCGGCGCAAGAGGCCCACGAAGCGATCCGGCCCACGGACTTTTCGGTGAACGATCCCGGCATGGACCGCAATGCCCTTCGCTTGTATGATCTCATCTGGAAACGCGCCATCGCTTCGCAGATGGCCGACGCGGAATTGGAGAAAACGACAGCGACCATCAGCATTTCCACCAACCCAAGAACCCTGATCGCCTCGGGAGAAGTGATCAAGTTTGAAGGATTTTTGAAAGTATATATGGAGTCGGGCGACGATGACGATGAGGAGGAGAACAGCAAAGTGTTGCCGCCCCTCACGATCGGCCAGCAGTTGACCCTGGAGGAGCTTGTGGCCAAGCAAGTGTTTAGCCGTCACCCACCGCGTTACACGGAAGCGAGCCTGGTGAAAAAACTGGAAGAGCTGGGCATCGGCCGGCCTTCAACCTACGCGCCCACCATCACCACCGTGCAAAAGCGCGGGTATGTGGTGAAAGAAGCCCGCGAAGGCGTTGAGAGAAAATATACGGTGCTTTCCCTGAAGTCGGACGCCATCACGCGTGTGGACGAAACGGAAATTACCGGCGCAGAAAAGAATAAACTTTTTCCTACCAACACCGCCATGGTGGTGAACGATTTCCTGGTGGATCACTTTCCCGACATCACCGATTTTTCATTCACCTCGGAGATCGAACAAGAGTTCGATGAGATCGCCGATGGCAAGCTGAACTGGAAAAAGATGATCGACAACTTCTACCAGCCCTTTCACAAGAAAGTGGCGCTGACGGAAAAAGTGGAGCGATCGTCGGTCGGCAAAACAAAAGAATTGGGTGTCGATCCCAAGACCGGGAAGAATGTGTATGCAAAGCTGGGGAAATTCGGTGCCTATGTTCAGATCGGCGAGAACCCCGACGACAATGGCGGTGAGAAACCGAAGTTTGCCAGTCTGCGTCCCGGCCAATTCATCGAGAACATCACGATGGAAGACGCGATGGAGCTTTTCAAAATGCCTCGCGACCTGGGCTTGTTCGAAGAAAAAAATGTGGTGGTGAGCATCGGCCGGTTTGGGCCTTATGTGTTGCACGACAAGAAATTCGTGTCCATTCCCAAAGACATCGATCCGTATACGATCACCCCCGAAAGAGCTGTCGAGCTCATCGAAGCCAAGCGCATTGCC carries:
- a CDS encoding agmatinase family protein; protein product: MLSKEEAIQRFDPNGPGMKGNIFGLPFSPDNAELILVPAPWEVTVSYHEGTANGPRAILDASLQVDHFLQDIPDAWKLGVCMLPVPADMLEENKKLRNWSREHLARIGNGETVSPDDVVLSKINEACENFNIYIKSVTQNYLKQGKMVALVGGDHSTPLGFLRALSEHHPRFGILQIDAHADLRKSYEGFTHSHASIMYNALKISAVGKLVQVGVRDYCAEEMDVIHRAMGRITTFFDEDLKAYAYQGKTWYAQCDEIIKQLPHLVYISFDIDGLDPKLCPNTGTPVPGGLEFQQVTYLLKKLVLSGKKIIGFDLNEVAPGKDDWDANVGARLLYQLCHWMGASQGKLAIRKS
- the sixA gene encoding phosphohistidine phosphatase SixA; the encoded protein is MTRHLYLLRHAESAEKQSGQSDKDRSLTPRGLRECVVVGTYLYQQNISFDCILTSTAQRAEDTARFVADAMKMDTERISVVEELYEASSRTFFQFLSGLDDRFNTILIVGHNPVITYVTEYLTQSEIGDMATGGLAAIKFHIHSWKEVSQGNGELENYTHPGMLQPD
- the topA gene encoding type I DNA topoisomerase, with amino-acid sequence MSKNLVIVESPAKAKTIEGYLGKDFKVASSMGHIRDLPKGSGAIDIENNFEPTYEVSAEKKDIIAKLRKLADDADMVYLASDEDREGEAISWHLKEVLDLTDAKTRRIVFTEITKKAILNSLESPRGIDIDLVNAQQARRVLDRLVGYELSPILWKKIKTGLSAGRVQSVAVRLVVEREREITEFKAKSSFKVNALFDLGKGKNLVAELSERFDTEEEAMAFLESCKGAKFAIADLQTKPSKRSPAPPFTTSTLQQEAARKLGFSVIQTMMVAQKLYEAGKISYMRTDSVNLSDEARSGAQRQITSAFGKEFFQSRVYKTKSSSAQEAHEAIRPTDFSVNDPGMDRNALRLYDLIWKRAIASQMADAELEKTTATISISTNPRTLIASGEVIKFEGFLKVYMESGDDDDEEENSKVLPPLTIGQQLTLEELVAKQVFSRHPPRYTEASLVKKLEELGIGRPSTYAPTITTVQKRGYVVKEAREGVERKYTVLSLKSDAITRVDETEITGAEKNKLFPTNTAMVVNDFLVDHFPDITDFSFTSEIEQEFDEIADGKLNWKKMIDNFYQPFHKKVALTEKVERSSVGKTKELGVDPKTGKNVYAKLGKFGAYVQIGENPDDNGGEKPKFASLRPGQFIENITMEDAMELFKMPRDLGLFEEKNVVVSIGRFGPYVLHDKKFVSIPKDIDPYTITPERAVELIEAKRIADANKTIKLFAEDPEIQILNGRFGPYIKAGKKNVKIPKDREPASLTYEECVTLAAAAPERRGRFGRKAPAETATKTAAKTATKTGEVAKKTTATKATAVKKTAPKKVAAKKTAAKKTAAKKTATKKAAPKKKK